In the Alligator mississippiensis isolate rAllMis1 chromosome 7, rAllMis1, whole genome shotgun sequence genome, one interval contains:
- the LOC132251693 gene encoding olfactory receptor 14A16-like, which translates to MSNWTTVTEFLLLGFSDTRQLQILHFVIFLAAYLAALVGNLLVITVVTMDHHLHSPMYYFLANLSILDLGSISVIVPKSMANSLLNTRTISYAAYVAQVFLFLLFCTADFSFLTILAYDRYVAICKPLHYEVVMKRRACIQMAAGAWAAGAINSALHTGNTFSLPFCHSNIINQFFCEIPQLLKLSCSNTYRRELAALVFSVFLALGCFAFVIVSYVQIFTTVWSIPSEQGRQKAFSTCIPHLIVVSLFLSTAIIAYTKPVSDSPSPLDLLAAVLYSVVPPLMNPVIYSMRNREIQAAQRK; encoded by the coding sequence atgtccaactggaccactgtaaccgagttcctcctcctgggcttctctgacactcggcagctgcagatcttacactttgtcatctttctggcagcgtacctggcagctctggtggggaacctccttgtcatcactgttgtaactatggaccaccacctccacagccccatgtactactttttggcaaatttgtccatccttgaccttggatccatctctgtcattgtccccaagtccatggccaattctctcttaaacaccaggacaatttcctatgctgcATATGTGGCCCAAGTCTTTCTTTTCTTGCTGTTTTGTACAGCTGATTTTTCATTCCTCACCATTTtggcatatgaccggtacgttgccatctgcaagccactgcattatgaggtAGTAATGAAgaggagagcttgcatccagatggctgccggtgcttgggctgctggtgccatcaactctgcactgcacaccgggaacacctttagtctccccttctgccactcaaatatcatcaaccagttcttctgtgaaataccccagctgctcaagctctcctgctccaacacataccgcagggagctggcCGCTCTTGTCTTCAGTGTGTTTCTAGCTTTAGGCTGTTTTGCTTTCGtcattgtgtcgtatgttcagatcttcaccacggtgtggagcatcccctcggagcagggccggcagaaagccttctccacctgcattccccaccttatcgtggtctccctgtttctttccactgccatcattgcctacacgaagcccgtctctgactccccatcccctctggatctcctggcagctgttctgtattcagtggtg